A genomic stretch from Glaciecola nitratireducens FR1064 includes:
- a CDS encoding NAD(P)/FAD-dependent oxidoreductase, whose translation MLRLTDIKLPLDHDEQALELAILSKLKIEKSQLLSFNLFKRGYDARNNKNIQLIYTLDVEVGSQEELLTQFARDPHVRITPDMTYKFVAQAPANLKNRPVVIGLGPCGLFAALILAQMGFNPIILERGKAVRERTKDTFGFWRKQALNPESNVQFGEGGAGTFSDGKLYSQVKDRKHYGRKVLHEFVAAGAPEEIMYVSKPHIGTFKLVNMVEKMRATIIELGGEFRFSTRVEKLDLDTNGKAHKIKGLHLSGGDYLPCDHVILAIGHSARDTFTALHEQGVYIEAKPFSVGFRIEHEQSMIDRERFGENAGNAILGAADYKLVHHCKNGRTVYSFCMCPGGTVVAAASEPGRVVTNGMSQYSRHERNANSAIVVGITPEEDYPGDPLAGIELQRRLEELAFSVGGENYHAPAQLIGDFLAGKTSSEIGDVKPSYTPGITLTDLSKVVPDFVTQAIREAIPAFNRQIKGFAKTDGLLTGVETRTSSPICIKRDENYQSVNVQGLYPAGEGAGYAGGIWSAGIDGIRVAEALALSMVSDT comes from the coding sequence ATGCTGCGTTTAACCGATATCAAATTACCCCTCGATCATGATGAACAGGCTCTAGAGCTTGCCATTTTAAGCAAGTTGAAGATAGAGAAGAGCCAACTGCTGTCATTCAACTTGTTCAAGCGCGGGTATGACGCACGCAATAATAAAAATATTCAGCTCATTTATACCCTCGATGTTGAGGTGGGCTCGCAGGAAGAGCTGTTAACTCAGTTTGCTCGGGACCCTCATGTGCGTATTACACCGGATATGACCTACAAGTTTGTCGCACAAGCTCCAGCGAATCTAAAAAACAGACCCGTTGTTATTGGCCTTGGACCATGTGGTTTGTTTGCTGCTTTGATTTTAGCTCAAATGGGCTTCAACCCGATTATTTTAGAGCGAGGAAAGGCTGTACGCGAGCGCACGAAAGACACTTTCGGTTTCTGGCGCAAGCAGGCACTGAATCCTGAATCGAACGTACAGTTCGGTGAGGGGGGGGCGGGTACTTTCTCCGATGGCAAACTGTATAGTCAGGTCAAAGATCGCAAGCACTATGGTCGTAAGGTGCTGCATGAATTTGTCGCGGCTGGTGCGCCAGAAGAAATCATGTATGTAAGTAAACCGCATATTGGCACCTTCAAACTAGTCAATATGGTCGAAAAAATGCGGGCGACAATTATTGAGCTAGGCGGTGAATTCCGTTTTAGCACCAGAGTCGAAAAGCTAGATTTAGACACTAATGGTAAAGCTCATAAAATTAAAGGCTTACATTTATCGGGTGGGGACTATCTGCCTTGTGACCACGTCATTTTGGCGATCGGTCATAGCGCTCGCGACACTTTTACCGCGCTTCATGAACAAGGCGTTTACATCGAAGCCAAGCCTTTTTCGGTAGGTTTTCGAATTGAGCATGAGCAGAGCATGATCGACAGGGAACGTTTTGGCGAAAACGCAGGAAACGCCATTCTAGGCGCGGCCGACTATAAGTTAGTGCACCACTGTAAAAACGGGCGCACGGTATACAGTTTCTGCATGTGCCCGGGTGGTACTGTGGTTGCTGCAGCTTCAGAGCCTGGTCGCGTGGTCACCAACGGTATGAGCCAATATTCTCGTCATGAACGAAATGCAAACAGCGCCATTGTTGTCGGCATTACGCCTGAAGAGGATTACCCAGGGGATCCTTTAGCTGGTATTGAGTTGCAGCGACGTTTAGAAGAGCTTGCGTTTAGCGTTGGGGGCGAGAATTATCATGCGCCCGCACAATTGATAGGCGACTTCCTAGCGGGCAAAACGAGTTCAGAAATAGGTGATGTGAAACCTTCTTACACACCAGGCATAACGCTAACGGATTTAAGTAAAGTTGTACCTGACTTTGTTACGCAGGCGATCCGTGAAGCGATACCCGCTTTTAATCGTCAAATTAAGGGTTTTGCTAAAACCGATGGCCTATTAACTGGAGTTGAAACTCGCACCTCTTCACCTATCTGCATTAAGCGCGATGAAAATTATCAAAGCGTTAATGTGCAAGGTTTGTATCCTGCTGGAGAAGGCGCTGGCTATGCCGGTGGTATATGGTCAGCAGGAATAGATGGTATCCGCGTAGCAGAAGCGCTAGCGCTATCTATGGTAAGCGACACTTAA
- a CDS encoding PA2778 family cysteine peptidase — MPSLWQTSLLLGLSIFLLSACQTPTQTKQILNQPPDIARQHLVPNVPFHSQEAFFCGPTTLAEVAGFYGLEQNPLQIAPTTFIPGLDGSLQIEMVAATRQLGLLAYAQNGNMKQLLSLLAENIPVIVLQNNAIALFPQWHYAVVIGYDLDRAELILHTGVTEAHRLNFSTFERTWQRAQYWMLAMLPSDKSSEHLDPFIYAKACQDLISTQQSSVGIAALKTATQQWPDYWLPYFLLGNYYFSTQPSAAANWFAQGLPFAQQEVSYLNNYAMLLSELGCDLKAKELIAQALNIEPDDSNLQDSENQILLKATYRRAQQQGLKCRLP, encoded by the coding sequence ATGCCTTCATTGTGGCAGACCTCTTTATTGCTAGGTCTGTCAATTTTCTTACTAAGTGCTTGCCAAACGCCTACTCAAACTAAGCAGATATTAAATCAGCCTCCAGATATTGCCCGTCAACACCTTGTCCCAAACGTACCGTTTCATTCTCAAGAAGCCTTTTTTTGCGGTCCTACAACCCTAGCTGAAGTTGCTGGGTTTTATGGCTTGGAACAAAATCCACTGCAGATCGCACCGACCACTTTTATCCCAGGTTTAGACGGTAGCCTGCAAATTGAAATGGTGGCGGCGACTCGTCAACTTGGCCTGCTGGCCTATGCGCAGAATGGCAACATGAAGCAGTTGTTGAGTTTGCTTGCTGAAAATATTCCGGTGATTGTGCTGCAAAACAATGCTATTGCTTTGTTTCCTCAGTGGCATTATGCCGTGGTGATTGGTTACGACCTTGACCGCGCTGAGCTTATTTTACATACCGGCGTTACCGAAGCGCATCGCCTGAACTTTTCTACGTTTGAACGCACTTGGCAACGGGCTCAGTACTGGATGTTAGCAATGTTGCCAAGCGACAAAAGCAGCGAACATCTTGATCCCTTTATTTATGCCAAAGCATGCCAAGATTTGATCAGCACACAGCAGTCAAGCGTAGGCATCGCTGCTCTTAAAACAGCAACACAACAGTGGCCTGACTATTGGTTGCCCTATTTTTTGTTGGGTAATTATTATTTTTCAACACAGCCTTCAGCCGCGGCTAATTGGTTTGCACAAGGCTTACCTTTTGCTCAGCAAGAGGTGTCTTATCTGAATAATTACGCGATGCTTTTAAGTGAGCTTGGTTGCGATCTTAAAGCCAAAGAACTCATTGCACAGGCACTTAACATAGAGCCTGATGATAGTAACCTGCAGGACAGTGAAAATCAGATATTGCTAAAGGCGACTTATCGCAGAGCGCAGCAACAAGGACTTAAGTGTCGCTTACCATAG
- a CDS encoding PA2779 family protein, whose protein sequence is MNKFLKASIASLIFVFSMGQATAGVFSSDQVIANQQHQYNKQQVLSFVDNAEVQSKLIELGVSPAEAKQRIANMTNQELDALNNEINEMPAGGIVGTIVTVLVVVAILDLMGITDVYPFIRPIGS, encoded by the coding sequence ATGAATAAGTTTCTTAAAGCCAGTATCGCAAGTTTGATTTTTGTATTCAGTATGGGCCAGGCAACGGCAGGGGTTTTTAGCTCAGACCAAGTTATCGCTAATCAACAGCACCAGTATAATAAGCAGCAAGTATTGTCCTTTGTGGATAATGCCGAAGTGCAGAGTAAGCTGATTGAATTGGGCGTGAGTCCTGCAGAAGCAAAGCAACGCATCGCAAATATGACTAATCAAGAGCTAGACGCTTTAAACAACGAAATTAACGAAATGCCTGCAGGCGGTATCGTAGGTACTATCGTAACGGTGCTTGTTGTTGTAGCAATACTAGATTTAATGGGCATTACCGACGTTTATCCTTTTATACGTCCAATCGGTTCCTAA
- a CDS encoding MFS transporter produces the protein MLRALVPISALLLSNAFLLLGHGLLLTLLPIAASTAGFSDTQVALTGSAYFLGFVSGCLATPYMLKRVGHIRSFAVLATCYSVVILIFPLLPEFYSWMILRFFIGVAISGLYMIIESWLNGSSDAKNRGSILSVYTTLNFVMVMSGQQLLNLGNTQDWMLFGLAAIFVSIAIIPVSLTLSAAPAAIHQVKVNMFKVWQHSHIALIGAVVTGLVTGAFWSLAPIYAKDNGFESSQLAAFVSATVLGGACFQLPLGKVSDRFDRRIVLMYLALAGAAVSLLFVGLPYVVTTFGGWPAAISAFFWGGTCMTLYAICLAHANDNATSDDFVEISSAMLITLGLSSAIGAPLASLAMSLMGANGLYAFTSVCLITFFIIVVLRRRSHELPFDLETKDNFRAVTEMTGPAAFEMDPRTEVDHK, from the coding sequence ATGTTACGCGCATTAGTTCCTATATCCGCATTACTGCTTTCTAATGCATTCTTACTCCTTGGTCATGGATTGTTACTCACCCTGCTGCCCATTGCTGCCAGTACTGCTGGGTTTTCTGACACACAAGTGGCATTGACGGGCTCTGCTTATTTTTTAGGATTTGTTTCTGGCTGCTTGGCAACCCCCTATATGTTGAAAAGGGTTGGACATATTCGCAGTTTTGCAGTGCTAGCCACTTGCTATTCTGTTGTGATCTTAATTTTTCCGCTACTACCCGAATTCTATAGTTGGATGATTCTACGGTTTTTCATTGGTGTTGCAATTTCCGGCTTGTACATGATTATCGAAAGCTGGCTAAATGGAAGTTCAGACGCAAAAAACCGAGGTTCAATACTTTCGGTTTATACAACATTAAATTTCGTCATGGTAATGAGTGGACAACAATTATTGAATTTAGGTAATACTCAAGATTGGATGTTGTTTGGTTTGGCTGCGATATTTGTGTCTATAGCGATCATACCTGTGTCACTTACTTTGTCCGCAGCCCCTGCAGCCATTCATCAAGTAAAGGTAAATATGTTCAAGGTTTGGCAGCATTCACACATCGCGCTCATTGGCGCCGTCGTTACGGGTTTAGTAACTGGCGCATTTTGGTCTTTAGCGCCCATATATGCAAAGGATAACGGCTTTGAAAGCAGTCAGCTAGCGGCATTTGTATCAGCCACAGTGCTCGGCGGCGCTTGCTTTCAGCTGCCATTAGGGAAGGTTTCGGATAGATTTGATAGGCGTATTGTACTCATGTATTTAGCGCTAGCAGGGGCAGCTGTATCATTACTATTTGTTGGCTTACCGTATGTTGTTACAACATTTGGCGGCTGGCCCGCTGCTATTTCTGCCTTTTTCTGGGGAGGGACATGCATGACGCTATACGCAATATGTTTAGCTCACGCCAATGATAACGCCACGTCAGACGATTTTGTTGAAATAAGCAGTGCCATGTTAATAACGCTTGGCTTATCTTCTGCCATCGGTGCCCCCTTGGCATCCCTTGCTATGAGTTTAATGGGCGCTAATGGCCTTTATGCCTTTACAAGCGTTTGTCTTATTACATTCTTTATTATTGTAGTATTAAGACGACGCAGTCATGAGCTTCCGTTTGATTTAGAAACAAAAGACAATTTCCGAGCGGTTACAGAAATGACCGGCCCTGCTGCTTTTGAAATGGATCCACGCACCGAGGTTGACCATAAATAA
- the idi gene encoding isopentenyl-diphosphate Delta-isomerase, with protein sequence MDQINDFNLVTLVDTNGEVTGYAEKIEAHLRGDLHLAFSLMITRSQGNSTEYLLQQRAMHKYHSGGLWANTCCSHPLPNESIKDAAQRRISEELGITSLLNLSTIGQIRYKYPLDNDMIEHELDNIVTTDVDDIKWCKNPDEVMDVRWWKEHEIVKQLKREPSVFAAWFPMVFDYIKKNNVGALSSV encoded by the coding sequence ATGGATCAGATAAATGACTTCAACCTTGTTACGCTTGTCGATACTAATGGCGAGGTAACCGGATACGCAGAAAAAATAGAGGCGCACTTACGAGGCGACCTTCACCTCGCTTTTTCCTTAATGATCACCCGTTCTCAGGGCAATAGCACCGAGTATCTTTTGCAGCAGCGAGCAATGCACAAATATCACAGCGGCGGTCTCTGGGCGAATACCTGCTGCTCACACCCTTTGCCAAATGAAAGTATTAAGGATGCAGCACAAAGGCGGATATCTGAGGAGTTGGGCATTACCTCTTTGTTAAACCTCTCCACAATTGGCCAGATTCGTTATAAGTACCCACTCGATAACGATATGATTGAACATGAATTAGATAATATCGTTACCACTGACGTAGATGACATTAAGTGGTGCAAAAATCCTGATGAAGTAATGGACGTCAGATGGTGGAAGGAGCATGAAATAGTCAAACAGCTTAAACGTGAACCTTCTGTATTTGCCGCTTGGTTTCCGATGGTATTTGACTACATCAAGAAAAACAATGTGGGCGCATTATCATCGGTGTGA
- a CDS encoding Brp/Blh family beta-carotene 15,15'-dioxygenase has translation MIVGLAIAVTLLGLPHGALDFAVAKSLKLISSFNSALYFILVYTAISAFSIALWVGFPATSLGLFFCVSIYHFSTDWRNTMPRYARLGMASIIICGSSIMYSSTLLTLFTLLFLPAETANLIIQGMQIMFWIGIAAFAYFIVQLLKTHLTLDKLTLVECVALVVSSLTLTPLLHFALYFCLLHSPKHLNDVGEELQLSVSKAIILSLPFVALTIVLAAILFEFFGVNDVNVDLLRWIFIGLFGLTMSHMLLINLWHRSHR, from the coding sequence ATGATTGTAGGTTTAGCCATCGCAGTCACTTTGTTAGGCTTACCTCATGGGGCGCTTGATTTTGCTGTAGCGAAATCGTTGAAACTGATTTCGTCATTCAATTCGGCTCTCTATTTTATTCTTGTTTACACTGCTATTTCTGCTTTTTCCATTGCTTTATGGGTAGGCTTTCCAGCAACAAGTCTCGGATTATTCTTCTGTGTATCTATTTATCACTTCTCAACTGACTGGCGAAATACAATGCCTCGTTATGCTCGATTAGGCATGGCAAGCATCATTATTTGTGGTTCCTCAATCATGTACTCATCGACATTACTAACGCTTTTCACCTTGTTGTTTCTCCCAGCTGAAACAGCCAATTTGATTATTCAAGGTATGCAAATCATGTTCTGGATTGGGATTGCTGCTTTCGCTTACTTCATTGTGCAATTGCTGAAAACGCATCTTACGCTTGATAAGTTAACGCTCGTCGAGTGCGTGGCATTGGTAGTCAGTAGCTTGACACTGACCCCTTTGCTTCACTTTGCACTTTACTTTTGTTTACTGCATTCCCCAAAGCACCTAAATGACGTTGGTGAGGAACTTCAACTCAGCGTGTCAAAGGCTATTATTTTAAGCTTACCGTTTGTAGCACTGACGATAGTGTTGGCAGCAATCTTATTCGAATTTTTTGGTGTAAATGATGTAAATGTTGATTTACTGCGATGGATATTTATAGGTCTCTTTGGCCTGACGATGTCGCACATGCTGCTGATCAATTTATGGCATCGCTCACACCGATGA
- a CDS encoding lycopene cyclase family protein — MNNNGAEEQPTDLIIIGAGAAGLSLLLALKERNYPHTVKVLEQQNGPQHDRIWSFWNSKDLPFYMKAIISHEWSSWSLSTEQRQYTMSDSFYPYCSIRSEHLGALAIEHAEQETNVEIIFNCDVLSIDCNADRVFITTANGTMLAKKVVDTRPPPLHHEHNGLFQCFYGEEISINADILEPFTVKLMDQLRYSELGIEFVYVLPFSSSHALVEFTCFSITIIDKETLKARLTERLKHMFEQHDYKVLRTEQAALPMYSINHNNLNKTHKNLIYGGIAGGAMRIATGFSFLNSQRWAKQCAQALIEQGKLVPSPPINVIYRKMDTLMIRVLRNDMKIGVTIFEQMFKKVKAKRFARFMTEQATTADVISVIAAMPKRAFLRAAYNALTAAFTTLLFKRKQSPNKHNDRQQ; from the coding sequence GTGAATAACAACGGTGCGGAGGAACAGCCTACCGATTTAATCATCATTGGTGCTGGCGCCGCGGGTTTATCCCTATTGCTTGCTCTGAAAGAGCGTAATTACCCGCATACCGTAAAAGTGTTGGAACAGCAAAATGGCCCTCAACACGATCGCATTTGGAGTTTCTGGAATAGCAAAGACCTCCCCTTTTATATGAAGGCGATTATTTCTCATGAGTGGTCGAGTTGGAGTCTGTCAACCGAGCAGCGTCAATACACAATGAGCGACTCGTTTTACCCTTATTGCTCCATAAGGTCCGAGCACCTCGGCGCGCTGGCCATCGAGCATGCTGAGCAAGAAACAAACGTAGAAATAATATTTAATTGTGACGTACTATCCATTGACTGCAATGCAGACAGGGTTTTCATCACTACTGCAAATGGAACAATGCTTGCTAAGAAAGTAGTCGACACTCGTCCACCGCCATTGCATCACGAACACAATGGATTATTTCAATGTTTTTACGGCGAAGAAATTTCAATTAACGCAGATATATTAGAGCCATTTACCGTAAAATTAATGGATCAATTACGTTACTCTGAGTTAGGGATTGAGTTCGTATATGTCCTGCCGTTTAGTTCAAGCCATGCGCTCGTTGAGTTTACCTGCTTTAGTATTACTATTATTGATAAGGAAACACTAAAAGCACGTCTCACCGAGAGACTTAAGCACATGTTTGAGCAGCATGACTACAAGGTACTGCGAACCGAACAGGCAGCTTTGCCCATGTATTCGATTAACCACAACAACCTAAACAAGACACATAAAAATCTGATTTATGGAGGCATTGCGGGGGGAGCAATGAGGATTGCTACTGGTTTTAGCTTCCTTAACTCTCAACGTTGGGCAAAACAGTGCGCACAAGCTTTAATAGAGCAAGGAAAACTAGTTCCTTCACCACCTATCAACGTGATATACCGAAAAATGGATACGCTGATGATAAGAGTTCTGCGAAACGATATGAAGATAGGCGTCACTATTTTTGAGCAAATGTTTAAAAAAGTAAAAGCGAAGCGATTTGCCCGCTTCATGACGGAACAAGCAACAACGGCTGACGTGATTAGCGTTATTGCAGCAATGCCTAAGCGTGCATTTTTGCGTGCAGCCTACAACGCACTCACCGCGGCGTTTACTACTTTATTATTCAAGCGTAAGCAATCGCCAAACAAGCATAACGACCGGCAACAATGA
- a CDS encoding phytoene/squalene synthase family protein translates to MQDDPTALLKKHGKSFNFARLFLGSETGIAAARLYSFCRIVDDIADESLDKEQARKDLANLSDAINQNQTGHPLVADFLLLCEQHGIDRKNGITLIEGVSEDLSLQALDTEQEIVRYAFKVAGVVGLMMAPILGAKEDGYAFAIDLGIGMQLTNIARDVLEDAKMNRRYIPGAWVDSLSPEQISLAQKNDQESVQTAITRLLELAERYYQSGLAGLYYLPQRNRPAIAVAAYVYREIGRKLLKQNCEYWRGRMVVSKSHKALLASKALWYLRSREFADKAPKHDPNLHIHLQTTLANSEYSPNNNATTVTNAL, encoded by the coding sequence ATGCAAGATGACCCTACGGCCCTCTTAAAAAAGCATGGCAAGTCGTTTAATTTTGCTCGACTGTTTTTAGGCAGCGAAACCGGCATAGCTGCCGCCCGCTTATATAGCTTTTGCCGCATAGTGGACGACATTGCTGACGAGAGTCTGGACAAAGAGCAAGCAAGAAAAGACTTAGCAAATTTGAGTGATGCGATTAATCAAAATCAAACAGGACATCCCTTAGTTGCTGACTTTTTGCTGCTTTGCGAACAGCATGGTATTGACAGAAAAAACGGTATAACACTCATTGAAGGCGTTAGCGAAGATTTGAGTCTACAAGCCTTAGATACAGAACAAGAAATAGTGCGGTATGCGTTTAAAGTTGCTGGTGTAGTCGGCTTAATGATGGCACCGATTTTGGGTGCAAAGGAAGATGGATACGCATTTGCCATTGATTTAGGCATTGGTATGCAGTTGACTAATATTGCTAGAGACGTTTTGGAAGACGCTAAAATGAATCGTCGCTACATTCCCGGAGCATGGGTGGATTCTCTATCGCCGGAGCAAATTAGTCTTGCTCAAAAGAATGACCAAGAAAGCGTACAAACAGCTATCACTAGATTATTAGAACTCGCTGAGAGATACTATCAGAGTGGTTTAGCCGGACTTTATTATTTACCTCAACGCAACAGGCCAGCAATTGCAGTAGCGGCCTACGTATATAGAGAGATAGGTCGAAAGCTACTGAAGCAAAACTGTGAATATTGGAGGGGAAGAATGGTGGTATCAAAGTCACACAAGGCCTTGCTGGCAAGCAAAGCGCTTTGGTATTTACGTTCTAGGGAATTTGCTGACAAAGCGCCTAAACATGATCCTAACCTACACATTCATCTTCAAACCACACTTGCGAATAGCGAGTACTCTCCAAATAACAATGCCACGACAGTGACCAACGCTTTGTGA
- the crtI gene encoding phytoene desaturase family protein, with protein sequence MNKAVVIGGGFGGMASALRLRAKGYDVVIIDQCERLGGRAQQHKIDGFVFDAGPTVVTAPFLFEELFSLFDKKLEDYIELVAVEPWYRFVYPDNSHFDYGGTIEETLARIDEIEPDDKAGYKALLAQSEAIFDVGFTELSDKPFHKISTMLKQVPALIRLNCYRTVWQMVCTYLKNDKLRQAFSIQPLLVGGNPFATTSIYSLIHFLERKWGVHFAMGGTGAMVDGLETLMREQGIKIKLNTRVNNLTIDSNRVTQVHTNEGSFECDKLVSNIDPKFLYRHLVPKENQSISAKIKTKHAKLSMGLFVLHFGTTKKYPDVVHHTIWLGKRYEALLSDIFDKKILADDFSLYLHRPTATDPSMAPDGCDSFYVLAPVPNNLSGIDWAEQEKAYGDKIIKALEDTIMPDLSAHIVHRFAKAPNDFEHDFSSVEGSGFSIAPSFQQSAWFRFHNKSEGPENLYLCGAGTHPGAGLPGVLSSAKVVDSLIAAPGL encoded by the coding sequence ATGAATAAGGCTGTTGTTATTGGCGGCGGTTTTGGAGGCATGGCATCTGCACTTAGGCTGCGTGCAAAAGGCTATGATGTTGTGATTATTGATCAATGCGAACGCTTGGGCGGGCGGGCGCAACAGCATAAAATAGACGGTTTTGTTTTTGATGCAGGTCCGACCGTTGTTACGGCTCCATTCTTATTTGAAGAACTATTTTCGCTTTTTGATAAGAAATTAGAAGATTATATTGAGCTCGTTGCTGTAGAACCTTGGTATCGCTTTGTCTATCCAGACAATAGCCATTTTGATTATGGCGGCACCATCGAGGAAACATTGGCTCGCATTGATGAAATTGAGCCTGACGATAAAGCAGGATATAAGGCTCTGTTAGCCCAGTCGGAAGCCATCTTTGATGTTGGTTTTACAGAGCTTTCTGATAAACCGTTTCACAAAATATCTACAATGTTGAAGCAAGTACCAGCGCTAATCAGGCTCAATTGCTATCGCACGGTTTGGCAGATGGTATGTACTTATTTAAAAAACGACAAATTACGACAAGCATTTTCTATCCAGCCTTTGTTGGTAGGTGGCAATCCTTTCGCAACAACCAGCATTTACAGCTTAATTCATTTTTTAGAACGCAAGTGGGGAGTGCACTTTGCCATGGGCGGTACCGGCGCGATGGTTGATGGTTTAGAAACCCTAATGCGAGAGCAAGGCATTAAAATAAAACTCAATACACGCGTAAATAATTTAACAATCGACTCAAATCGAGTCACTCAAGTACACACAAATGAGGGCTCCTTCGAATGTGACAAACTGGTGTCGAATATCGATCCTAAATTTTTGTATCGACACTTGGTTCCCAAAGAAAATCAAAGTATTAGTGCTAAAATTAAAACCAAACATGCCAAACTTTCTATGGGCTTGTTCGTGTTACATTTTGGCACAACCAAGAAATATCCAGATGTAGTGCATCATACAATTTGGCTGGGCAAACGTTACGAAGCTTTATTGAGTGACATCTTTGATAAAAAAATACTAGCGGACGATTTTTCCCTATACTTGCATCGACCAACAGCGACAGACCCGAGTATGGCGCCTGACGGATGTGATTCATTCTATGTATTGGCGCCAGTGCCCAACAATCTCTCTGGTATTGACTGGGCCGAGCAAGAAAAAGCATACGGTGATAAGATAATTAAAGCCTTAGAAGATACGATTATGCCCGACTTATCAGCGCATATAGTCCATCGTTTTGCAAAAGCACCGAATGATTTTGAACATGACTTTAGCAGTGTCGAAGGCAGCGGTTTTTCTATCGCCCCATCATTTCAGCAATCGGCTTGGTTTCGCTTTCACAATAAATCGGAAGGACCAGAAAACTTGTATTTATGCGGTGCCGGAACCCATCCGGGCGCGGGCCTGCCAGGAGTGCTGTCATCGGCAAAAGTGGTAGATAGTCTTATTGCGGCACCGGGTTTGTAG
- a CDS encoding polyprenyl synthetase family protein has translation MIQTKALDLPTMSFILKQCEEDMHFRIKDSQPGLFHLNSGGNRARATFCIEAGIALRLPEKSIIAMACTIELLHNASLVHDDLQDSETIRRGRQSVWKKYGKSHAICAGDVMISAAYGALADIGPHHSLATLLSHTHRAVSTTIHGQSQDIDATPDISVKQYEKIAAMKSGPLIQLTLSLPLLMADMEEHVQTAHQALNNFAIAYQIVDDLDDWQQDSQRGQLNLINLLASRSCIEEATYIARNRARYLLKQCEKELSLLPANCAASVIKAAQSLRTKTKASTHE, from the coding sequence ATGATACAAACGAAAGCGCTCGACTTACCAACAATGTCTTTTATCCTAAAGCAGTGTGAAGAAGACATGCACTTTAGAATAAAAGATAGCCAACCTGGCTTGTTCCATTTAAACAGTGGCGGCAACCGAGCTCGCGCTACATTCTGTATTGAAGCCGGAATTGCACTACGATTGCCTGAAAAGTCAATAATCGCAATGGCCTGTACTATTGAATTGCTTCACAATGCCTCCCTTGTTCATGACGATCTTCAAGATTCAGAAACAATCAGGAGAGGTAGGCAGTCGGTATGGAAAAAATACGGCAAATCGCACGCTATATGTGCTGGTGATGTGATGATTTCTGCCGCATACGGAGCGTTAGCAGACATCGGACCACATCACTCATTAGCGACATTGCTGTCGCATACCCATAGAGCTGTTTCAACTACGATCCACGGTCAATCGCAAGATATCGATGCAACACCTGACATTAGTGTAAAACAGTATGAAAAAATTGCGGCGATGAAGTCAGGGCCACTAATACAACTGACCTTATCTCTTCCTCTACTAATGGCAGACATGGAGGAGCATGTTCAAACAGCACATCAAGCATTAAATAACTTTGCCATCGCCTATCAAATTGTTGATGACTTGGACGATTGGCAACAAGACTCGCAGCGCGGTCAACTTAACCTGATTAATTTATTAGCGTCACGAAGCTGTATCGAAGAGGCGACTTATATTGCGCGCAATCGTGCCCGCTATTTATTGAAGCAATGTGAGAAAGAATTAAGCTTACTTCCTGCAAACTGCGCGGCATCTGTTATTAAAGCGGCTCAGAGCCTACGAACAAAAACAAAAGCGAGTACTCATGAATAA